In Streptomyces hawaiiensis, one genomic interval encodes:
- a CDS encoding DUF4429 domain-containing protein, giving the protein MSRMGDVLAGFHAAWEFESDSVLIRYERGIRTPKLFQALGERRVPLEAIAGVTLTHGKRGTVVLRVEPRPGADPLMEAAAGQLKESGDPYRLVLPAEREVLAEYYADELRTLLTESGPADRFLVEPPKGPLSFKAYDGKATFDGRTVNFRWFWTGASSAKWKAGDQSFSVGELNGVEWRSPEVFEGHLRLLRRDMGEAAAQADQDPAAVVFGLGYGPVHESLPFAAAVLAAVRTSAPVAAVSAAGPRRDPADIAERIRHLGELHQAGLVTDEEFSVKKAQLLSEL; this is encoded by the coding sequence ATGAGCCGCATGGGTGACGTACTGGCCGGATTTCATGCCGCCTGGGAGTTCGAGTCCGACTCCGTGCTCATCCGCTACGAACGGGGGATTCGAACACCCAAGCTCTTCCAGGCCCTCGGGGAACGTCGTGTGCCCCTGGAGGCGATCGCCGGAGTGACGCTGACCCACGGCAAACGCGGCACGGTCGTGCTGCGTGTCGAGCCGCGCCCCGGGGCGGACCCCTTGATGGAGGCGGCCGCCGGGCAGCTGAAGGAGAGCGGCGACCCCTACCGGCTGGTGCTGCCCGCGGAGCGGGAGGTCCTCGCGGAGTACTACGCCGACGAACTGCGGACCCTGCTGACGGAGTCCGGGCCGGCGGACCGGTTCCTGGTGGAGCCGCCGAAGGGCCCGTTGTCCTTCAAGGCCTACGACGGCAAGGCGACCTTCGACGGACGGACCGTGAACTTCCGGTGGTTCTGGACGGGGGCGTCCTCGGCGAAGTGGAAGGCCGGCGACCAGAGCTTCTCCGTCGGGGAGCTGAACGGGGTGGAGTGGCGCTCGCCCGAGGTGTTCGAGGGACATCTGCGCCTGCTGCGGCGGGACATGGGAGAGGCCGCCGCGCAGGCGGATCAGGATCCGGCCGCGGTGGTGTTCGGGCTGGGGTACGGGCCGGTGCACGAGTCACTGCCGTTCGCCGCGGCGGTGCTGGCGGCGGTGCGGACGTCCGCACCGGTGGCCGCTGTGTCAGCGGCCGGGCCGCGCCGTGATCCTGCGGACATCGCCGAGCGGATTCGTCACCTGGGTGAGTTGCATCAGGCCGGGTTGGTGACGGATGAGGAGTTCTCGGTCAAGAAGGCCCAGTTGCTGTCGGAGCTTTAG
- a CDS encoding aldo/keto reductase, which produces MTDGKITTANLGDHGPEVSVQGLGCMGMSFGYGPSDADASRATLERALELGVTFYDTADAYGAGENERFLSPFFKAHRDEVVIATKFALSIPPDDPTRRVIRNDPPYIRQAVEASLKRLDVDVIDLYYMHRRDVNVPIEESVGTMADLVREGKVKHLGLSEVTADELRAAHAVHPIAAVQSEWSLFSRDIETHVVPAARDLGVALVAYSPLGRGFLTGSFTNAEQDLSAGDFRRQQPRFTGENATANATLLELIRSVAEAHDATLGQTALAWTQQQASIHDLPVIPIPGTRKPARVEENTAATRIVLTDEQLDLLDGIAAQVAGARYADMTFTSAGRE; this is translated from the coding sequence ATGACGGACGGCAAGATCACGACGGCGAACCTCGGCGACCACGGTCCCGAGGTGAGCGTCCAGGGCCTCGGCTGCATGGGCATGAGCTTCGGCTACGGCCCCTCGGACGCGGACGCGTCCCGGGCCACCCTGGAACGGGCGCTCGAACTCGGCGTCACCTTCTATGATACGGCCGACGCGTACGGCGCCGGCGAGAACGAGCGGTTCCTGTCGCCGTTCTTCAAAGCCCACCGTGACGAGGTCGTCATCGCGACCAAGTTCGCCCTGTCGATCCCCCCGGACGACCCGACGCGCCGGGTCATCCGCAACGACCCGCCCTACATCCGCCAGGCCGTCGAAGCGAGCCTGAAGCGCCTGGACGTCGATGTCATCGACCTCTACTACATGCACCGGCGTGATGTGAACGTGCCGATCGAGGAGAGCGTCGGCACCATGGCCGACCTGGTCCGCGAGGGCAAGGTCAAGCACCTCGGCCTGAGCGAGGTCACGGCCGACGAGCTGCGTGCCGCCCACGCCGTCCACCCCATCGCCGCCGTGCAGTCGGAGTGGTCGCTGTTCAGCCGTGACATCGAGACGCACGTCGTTCCCGCGGCCCGTGACCTGGGCGTGGCCCTCGTCGCGTACTCACCGCTCGGCCGGGGCTTCCTCACCGGCTCCTTCACCAACGCCGAGCAGGACCTGAGCGCCGGTGACTTCCGCCGTCAGCAGCCCCGTTTCACGGGCGAGAACGCCACGGCGAACGCGACCCTGCTGGAGCTGATCCGCTCGGTGGCCGAGGCCCACGACGCGACCCTCGGTCAGACGGCCCTGGCCTGGACCCAGCAGCAGGCGTCGATCCACGACCTGCCGGTCATCCCGATCCCGGGTACCCGCAAGCCCGCCAGGGTGGAGGAGAACACGGCGGCGACCAGGATCGTCCTGACCGACGAGCAACTGGACCTGCTGGACGGCATCGCGGCCCAGGTGGCGGGCGCCCGCTACGCGGACATGACCTTCACCTCCGCCGGCCGGGAGTAG
- a CDS encoding MerR family transcriptional regulator codes for MTVMETTGTRTDSCAGPTRQQNRRPDGDDHYTISEVVAFTGLTAHTLRWYERIGLMPHIDRSHTGQRRYTNRDLDWLDLVGKLRLTGMPVADMVRYAELVREGDHTYGERFDLLKTTREDVLARIDELRGTLAVLDRKISFYADAGRALASERSR; via the coding sequence ATGACGGTGATGGAGACCACGGGGACCAGGACCGACAGCTGCGCCGGCCCGACGCGGCAGCAGAACCGGCGCCCGGACGGCGACGACCACTACACGATCAGCGAGGTCGTCGCCTTCACCGGCCTGACGGCTCACACCCTGCGCTGGTACGAGCGCATCGGACTGATGCCGCACATCGACCGGTCCCACACCGGCCAGCGCCGCTACACCAACCGCGACCTCGACTGGCTCGACCTGGTCGGCAAGCTCCGCCTGACGGGCATGCCGGTCGCGGACATGGTCCGGTACGCGGAACTGGTGCGCGAGGGCGACCACACCTACGGCGAGCGCTTCGATCTGCTGAAGACGACCCGGGAGGACGTCCTGGCCAGGATCGACGAACTCCGGGGCACGCTCGCCGTGCTCGACCGGAAGATCAGTTTCTACGCGGACGCCGGGCGTGCCCTGGCGTCGGAGAGGTCCCGATGA
- a CDS encoding serine hydrolase domain-containing protein produces the protein MSLKSLALIENWPVPTAAAGVVRADGTVLGTHGPAGQRFPLASVTKPLAAYAVLVAYEEGAVEFDEPAGPTGSTVRHLLAHTSGLAFDEHRVTAPPGERRLYSNAGFEQLGDHVARATDIPFAEYLRQAVLEPLGMASTTLEGSPAKDGVSTVEDLLRFAAEVQAPRLLDPRTVAEAMTVHYPGTKGVLPGYGHQNPNDWGLGFEIRDSKSPHWTGSSSSPRTFGHFGQSGTFLWIDPDAGAACVALTDRAFGPWATEAWPAFTDAVRAEL, from the coding sequence ATGTCGCTGAAGAGCCTCGCGCTGATCGAGAACTGGCCGGTTCCCACCGCTGCGGCGGGTGTCGTACGGGCGGACGGCACCGTCCTCGGCACCCATGGCCCGGCCGGGCAGCGGTTCCCGCTCGCCTCGGTGACCAAGCCGCTGGCCGCCTACGCGGTGCTCGTCGCGTACGAGGAGGGGGCCGTCGAGTTCGACGAGCCCGCGGGTCCCACCGGGTCGACGGTCCGGCACCTGCTCGCGCACACCTCGGGCCTGGCCTTCGACGAGCACAGGGTCACGGCCCCGCCCGGGGAGCGGCGGCTGTACTCCAACGCCGGTTTCGAGCAGCTCGGCGACCATGTCGCGAGGGCGACCGACATCCCGTTCGCCGAGTACCTGCGGCAGGCCGTGCTGGAGCCGCTGGGCATGGCCTCGACGACCCTGGAGGGTTCCCCGGCCAAGGACGGGGTCTCGACGGTGGAGGATCTGCTGCGGTTCGCGGCCGAGGTGCAGGCGCCGAGGCTGCTGGACCCGCGTACGGTCGCCGAGGCGATGACCGTGCACTACCCGGGCACCAAGGGCGTCCTGCCGGGCTACGGCCACCAGAACCCCAACGACTGGGGGCTCGGCTTCGAGATCCGCGACTCCAAGTCGCCGCACTGGACGGGCTCCTCGTCCTCACCGCGCACGTTCGGGCATTTCGGGCAGTCGGGTACGTTCCTGTGGATCGACCCGGACGCGGGCGCGGCCTGCGTGGCGCTGACGGACCGGGCGTTCGGCCCCTGGGCGACCGAGGCCTGGCCGGCGTTCACGGACGCGGTGCGCGCGGAGCTCTAG
- a CDS encoding pirin family protein — protein MMDVRRAGERYPGGDSAAGIETWHAFSFGPHYDPDNLRFGAVLACNEERLAPGAGFDEHPHSHTEIVTWVVRGELTHRDSTGHESVVRHGDVQRLSSAGGVRHVERNDGPEPLTFIQTWLAPLRPGGDPFHEVVHGIADSTPYAVPEAGAMLHVRRLGPGERTAVPDGTYAYVHVVRGDVRLDGEELGAGDAARITGAKGLEAEGVSEAELLIWEMT, from the coding sequence GTGATGGACGTGAGGCGCGCGGGCGAGCGCTACCCCGGAGGGGATTCGGCCGCAGGGATCGAGACGTGGCACGCCTTCTCCTTCGGCCCCCACTACGACCCGGACAACCTCCGCTTCGGTGCGGTGCTCGCGTGCAACGAGGAGCGGCTGGCGCCGGGGGCCGGCTTCGACGAGCATCCGCACAGTCACACCGAGATCGTGACCTGGGTGGTGCGGGGCGAGCTGACCCACCGGGACTCCACCGGGCACGAGTCGGTCGTTCGGCACGGCGATGTGCAGCGGCTCAGCTCGGCGGGCGGGGTGCGGCACGTGGAGCGCAACGACGGCCCGGAGCCCCTGACCTTCATCCAGACGTGGCTGGCCCCGCTCCGGCCAGGCGGCGACCCCTTCCACGAAGTCGTCCACGGCATCGCCGACTCGACGCCCTACGCCGTCCCGGAGGCCGGCGCGATGCTGCACGTGCGGCGCCTCGGACCCGGGGAGCGCACGGCGGTGCCGGACGGGACGTACGCGTACGTGCATGTCGTACGCGGTGACGTCCGTCTGGACGGCGAGGAACTGGGCGCCGGTGACGCGGCCCGGATCACGGGCGCCAAGGGCCTGGAGGCCGAGGGCGTGAGCGAGGCGGAGCTGCTGATCTGGGAGATGACCTAG
- the fasR gene encoding fatty acid biosynthesis transcriptional regulator FasR: MPEPETSKNEAAAHAVHPHSATLKRLEKSSGSLAAQAIARMDETLPWYRAMPPENRSWIGLVAQAGIAAFTEWFRRPEAPQAISTDVFGTAPRELTRAITLRQTVEMVRTTIEVMESAIDEVAAPGDERVLREALLVYAREIAFATAQVYAQAAEARGAWDARLESLVVNAVLSGEADEGAVSRAAALGWNSPEHVCVVLGTAPDGDSELTVEAIRRAARHAKLQVLTGVLGDRLVVIAGGSDNPLAVAKSLIGPFAAGPVVAGPVVPDLLAATRSAQAAAAGLKAGSAWQDAPRPVLADDLLPERAMAGDPSAREQLVEEIYRPLEEAGAALLETLSVYLEQASSLEGAARMLFVHPNTVRYRLRRVTDVTGWSPSDVRSAFTLRIALILGRLVDGDLQP; the protein is encoded by the coding sequence GTGCCCGAACCCGAAACCAGTAAGAACGAAGCCGCAGCCCACGCCGTCCATCCGCATTCCGCGACGCTGAAGCGGCTGGAGAAGTCGTCCGGATCGCTGGCCGCGCAGGCCATCGCGCGGATGGACGAGACGCTGCCCTGGTACCGGGCCATGCCCCCGGAGAACCGTTCCTGGATCGGTCTCGTCGCGCAGGCGGGCATCGCCGCGTTCACCGAGTGGTTCCGGCGTCCGGAGGCCCCGCAGGCCATCTCCACCGACGTGTTCGGCACCGCGCCGCGCGAGTTGACCCGGGCGATCACACTGCGCCAGACCGTGGAGATGGTGCGCACCACCATCGAGGTCATGGAGAGCGCGATCGACGAGGTCGCGGCCCCCGGCGACGAGCGCGTGCTGCGTGAGGCGCTGCTCGTCTACGCGCGGGAGATCGCCTTCGCCACGGCCCAGGTGTACGCGCAGGCCGCCGAGGCACGCGGCGCCTGGGACGCCCGGCTGGAGTCCCTGGTCGTGAACGCCGTGCTCAGCGGCGAGGCCGACGAGGGTGCCGTGTCGCGGGCCGCCGCCCTCGGGTGGAACTCGCCCGAGCACGTGTGCGTGGTGCTCGGCACGGCGCCCGACGGGGACAGCGAGCTGACCGTCGAGGCCATACGGCGCGCGGCCCGGCACGCCAAGCTCCAGGTGCTCACCGGGGTGCTCGGCGACCGGCTCGTCGTCATCGCGGGCGGCAGCGACAACCCGCTGGCCGTCGCCAAGTCGCTCATCGGCCCGTTCGCGGCCGGGCCGGTCGTGGCGGGCCCGGTGGTGCCGGACCTGCTGGCCGCGACCCGGTCCGCGCAGGCCGCCGCGGCCGGGCTGAAGGCGGGTTCCGCCTGGCAGGACGCCCCGCGCCCGGTCCTGGCGGACGATCTGCTCCCGGAGCGGGCGATGGCCGGAGACCCCTCGGCCCGTGAGCAACTGGTGGAGGAGATCTACAGACCGCTGGAGGAGGCAGGGGCCGCGCTCCTGGAGACCCTCAGCGTCTATCTCGAACAGGCGAGCAGTCTCGAGGGTGCCGCCCGGATGCTGTTCGTTCATCCCAACACCGTCCGCTACCGGCTTCGACGTGTGACTGACGTCACCGGTTGGTCACCCTCCGATGTACGCTCTGCGTTCACACTGCGGATCGCGCTGATCCTGGGGCGTCTGGTCGATGGAGATCTCCAGCCCTAA